The following are encoded in a window of Lacinutrix sp. WUR7 genomic DNA:
- a CDS encoding NAD(P)/FAD-dependent oxidoreductase, with protein sequence MIKTDILIIGAGPTGLFTVFEAGLLKLKCHLIDALPQPGGQCSEIYPKKPIYDIPGFPEVLAGDLTTNLLEQGKQFEPGFTMGERAETIEKQEDGSFIVTTNKGTQHQAPIVAIAGGLGSFEPRKPKIENIAYYEEKGVEYFIKDPEVYRDKKVVISGGGDSALDWSVFLANVASEVTLIHRRNEFRGALDSVEKVQELKKLGKINLITPAEVTALHGNNKLEGITVTKDGEKILLETDHFIPLFGLSPKLGPIGDWGLEIVKNAIKVDTLDYQTNIPGIFAIGDVNTYEGKLKLILCGFHEATLMCQSAYKIINPGKKYVLKYTTVSGIDGFDGSRKEAPKAVVQSIN encoded by the coding sequence ATGATTAAAACAGATATATTAATAATAGGAGCAGGTCCAACAGGTTTATTTACAGTTTTTGAGGCAGGATTGCTAAAATTAAAGTGCCATTTAATTGATGCATTGCCTCAGCCTGGCGGACAATGTTCTGAGATTTATCCTAAAAAACCTATTTATGATATTCCTGGATTTCCAGAGGTTTTAGCAGGAGATTTAACCACGAATTTATTAGAACAAGGAAAACAGTTTGAACCTGGTTTTACCATGGGAGAACGTGCCGAAACTATCGAGAAACAGGAAGATGGAAGTTTCATTGTAACGACTAATAAAGGTACGCAACACCAAGCGCCAATTGTTGCCATTGCTGGAGGGTTGGGTTCTTTTGAACCACGTAAACCAAAGATTGAAAATATTGCATATTATGAAGAAAAAGGGGTAGAGTACTTTATTAAAGATCCAGAAGTATACCGAGATAAAAAAGTAGTGATTTCTGGAGGAGGAGATTCTGCATTAGATTGGAGTGTGTTTTTAGCAAATGTGGCTTCCGAAGTAACTTTAATTCATAGAAGAAATGAATTCCGTGGCGCTTTAGATTCCGTAGAAAAAGTGCAAGAATTAAAAAAGCTGGGTAAAATAAACTTAATCACTCCAGCAGAAGTTACCGCATTACATGGTAATAATAAACTGGAAGGAATTACAGTTACCAAAGATGGGGAGAAAATATTGTTGGAAACGGATCACTTTATTCCGCTTTTCGGATTGTCTCCTAAATTAGGACCTATTGGAGATTGGGGGTTAGAAATTGTTAAAAATGCCATAAAAGTAGATACATTAGATTATCAAACAAATATTCCCGGTATATTTGCAATTGGAGATGTAAACACATACGAAGGCAAACTTAAATTGATTTTGTGTGGTTTTCATGAAGCAACTTTAATGTGTCAATCGGCATATAAAATTATTAATCCTGGTAAAAAGTATGTTTTAAAATATACAACAGTTAGTGGTATTGATGGTTTTGATGGGTCACGTAAAGAAGCGCCAAAAGCAGTAGTCCAATCCATTAATTAA
- the epsC gene encoding serine O-acetyltransferase EpsC, producing MIFNLRLKEEVAVFTKDLFYALFEKEEKQKEELKYLKAVFLNFSKALSVKDSEAVWNTFSDKLSLIKKNIELDAKAAKDNDPACKSLEEVYLAYPGFHAIAVHRLSHEFYKLDLYILSRMMSEYIHGITGIDIHAGATIGDSFFIDHGTGVVIGETAIIKSQVKIYQGVTLGGIQVKKSLASTKRHPTIEDNVTIYANATILGGDIVIGANSIIGANVWITESVPANSLVTYQSEIKIKTRK from the coding sequence ATGATTTTTAACCTTCGTTTAAAAGAAGAAGTAGCAGTATTTACCAAAGATTTGTTTTATGCTTTATTCGAAAAAGAGGAAAAGCAAAAAGAAGAATTAAAGTACTTAAAAGCAGTTTTTTTGAATTTCTCAAAAGCACTTTCGGTGAAAGATAGTGAAGCTGTTTGGAATACTTTTTCTGATAAATTATCCTTAATTAAAAAGAATATTGAGTTAGACGCCAAAGCAGCAAAAGATAATGATCCTGCTTGTAAAAGTTTAGAGGAAGTGTATTTAGCATATCCAGGTTTTCATGCTATTGCTGTACATCGCTTAAGTCATGAGTTTTATAAATTGGATTTATATATTCTTTCTAGAATGATGTCGGAATATATTCATGGCATCACCGGAATAGATATTCATGCAGGAGCTACTATTGGGGATTCTTTTTTTATTGATCACGGAACCGGAGTGGTAATTGGTGAAACGGCAATTATTAAAAGTCAGGTTAAAATTTATCAAGGGGTAACTTTAGGAGGTATTCAGGTTAAAAAAAGCTTGGCATCTACAAAGAGGCATCCTACCATAGAAGACAATGTTACTATTTATGCAAACGCTACTATTCTTGGTGGCGATATTGTGATTGGTGCGAATAGTATTATTGGTGCAAATGTTTGGATTACAGAATCTGTTCCAGCAAATTCGTTGGTAACGTATCAATCGGAAATTAAAATTAAGACTAGAAAATAA
- the cysM gene encoding cysteine synthase CysM: protein MIEGKSITDLIGNTPLVEATHILKKEGVRLFLKLEGKNPGGSVKDRAAFNMITEALKRGDIKKGDTLVEATSGNTGIALAFIAQLFGLNMVLIMPENSTQERIKTMRAYGAELILTSVEVGIEGARDLAIQLEKEKGYFMLNQFANEDNWKAHYKTTGPEIWKDTNGEVTHFVSAMGTTGTIMGVSTYLKEQNKDVVIVGAQPKDGAKIPGIRKWPEAYLPKIFNASKVDQVVDVSEEDARLVANRLAKEEGVFAGMSSGGSVASALEIAAQIEKGIIVAIICDIGDRYISSDLYE, encoded by the coding sequence ATGATAGAAGGGAAATCGATAACAGACTTAATTGGTAATACGCCTTTAGTAGAAGCAACTCATATTTTGAAAAAGGAAGGTGTGCGATTGTTTTTAAAATTAGAAGGTAAAAATCCTGGTGGAAGCGTTAAAGATAGAGCTGCTTTTAATATGATTACCGAAGCTTTAAAACGTGGAGATATTAAAAAAGGAGACACTTTAGTGGAAGCGACAAGTGGTAATACCGGAATTGCATTAGCATTTATAGCACAGCTTTTCGGATTAAATATGGTGCTTATAATGCCTGAGAATTCTACACAAGAACGTATTAAAACCATGCGTGCTTATGGCGCGGAATTAATATTAACTTCGGTAGAAGTTGGTATAGAAGGTGCAAGAGATTTAGCGATCCAACTAGAAAAAGAAAAAGGATATTTCATGCTGAATCAATTTGCAAATGAGGATAATTGGAAAGCACATTACAAAACCACAGGACCAGAAATCTGGAAAGATACCAATGGAGAAGTCACACATTTTGTTTCTGCAATGGGAACCACGGGAACTATTATGGGCGTTTCTACCTATTTAAAAGAACAAAATAAAGACGTCGTAATTGTTGGTGCACAACCTAAAGATGGTGCGAAAATTCCTGGAATTCGTAAATGGCCAGAAGCCTATTTACCAAAAATATTTAATGCTTCTAAAGTAGACCAAGTAGTAGATGTTAGTGAAGAAGATGCACGATTGGTTGCTAACCGACTAGCAAAAGAAGAAGGTGTTTTTGCAGGAATGAGTAGTGGTGGTTCTGTTGCTTCGGCATTAGAAATTGCAGCACAAATAGAAAAAGGAATTATTGTTGCTATTATCTGTGATATTGGGGATCGATACATTTCCTCAGATTTATACGAATAA
- a CDS encoding homocysteine S-methyltransferase family protein, translated as MSDIKNILQKHILVLDGAMGTMLQQYNFSEEDFRGERFKDYPSSLKGNNDLLSLTQPEAIATIHAKYFEAGADIVETNTFSGTTIAMADYDMEDLVYELNYESAKIAKKVAEEFTKQNPSKPRFVAGSIGPTNKTASLSPDVNRPEYRAITFDELRVAYKQQVEALIDGGVDLLLVETIFDTLNAKAALFAIEEVKEDRNIDIPIMVSGTITDASGRTLSGQTVEAFLTSISHIPLLSVGFNCALGAEQLKPYLQRLSDKTEFFTSAHPNAGLPNAFGEYEESPKQMQAYIEEYLQDDLINIIGGCCGTSPAHIKAIAEVAKKYAPRKLQTQA; from the coding sequence ATGTCTGATATAAAAAACATTTTACAAAAACATATTTTAGTTCTCGATGGCGCGATGGGAACCATGCTTCAGCAATATAATTTTTCTGAAGAAGATTTTCGTGGCGAACGCTTTAAAGACTATCCTTCTTCTTTAAAAGGAAATAACGATTTACTATCGCTTACACAACCGGAAGCAATTGCAACCATTCACGCGAAGTATTTTGAAGCTGGAGCAGATATTGTAGAAACCAATACCTTTTCTGGAACTACCATAGCTATGGCAGATTATGACATGGAAGATTTAGTATACGAGCTAAATTACGAGTCTGCTAAAATCGCTAAAAAAGTTGCGGAAGAATTCACAAAACAAAACCCAAGCAAACCGCGATTTGTCGCCGGAAGTATTGGGCCTACCAATAAAACAGCAAGCTTATCTCCAGACGTCAATAGACCAGAATATAGAGCGATTACTTTTGATGAATTACGCGTTGCTTACAAACAACAAGTAGAAGCTTTAATCGATGGCGGCGTAGATCTACTTTTAGTAGAAACTATTTTTGATACGTTAAATGCCAAAGCGGCATTATTCGCTATTGAAGAAGTGAAAGAAGATCGTAATATCGATATTCCAATAATGGTTTCTGGTACCATTACCGATGCTTCCGGTAGAACATTATCTGGACAAACCGTAGAAGCATTTTTGACTTCCATTTCTCATATACCTTTATTAAGTGTCGGATTTAATTGTGCTTTAGGAGCAGAACAATTGAAGCCTTATTTACAACGCTTATCCGATAAAACAGAATTTTTCACTTCTGCACATCCAAATGCAGGATTGCCAAATGCTTTTGGGGAGTATGAAGAATCTCCAAAACAAATGCAGGCATATATTGAAGAATATTTACAAGACGATTTAATCAATATTATTGGTGGCTGTTGTGGCACAAGTCCAGCGCATATTAAAGCAATTGCTGAGGTTGCTAAAAAATATGCCCCAAGAAAATTACAAACACAAGCGTAA
- a CDS encoding antibiotic biosynthesis monooxygenase — protein sequence MILEVAILKIKEGVSEEFEETFKSAEAIISSMKGYISHQLKKCIEEENKYLLLVNWETLEDHEIGFRKSEEYKVWKDLLHHFYEPFPTVEHYR from the coding sequence ATGATATTAGAAGTAGCAATTTTAAAGATAAAAGAAGGTGTTTCAGAAGAATTTGAAGAAACTTTTAAAAGCGCAGAAGCAATAATTTCTTCAATGAAAGGATATATTTCTCATCAACTCAAAAAATGTATCGAAGAAGAAAATAAGTATTTGTTATTAGTGAACTGGGAAACCTTAGAAGATCATGAAATAGGATTTAGAAAGTCTGAAGAATATAAAGTGTGGAAAGACTTATTACATCATTTTTACGAACCATTTCCAACAGTAGAACATTATAGATAA
- the metH gene encoding methionine synthase has protein sequence MKEMKPKYLTLSGLEPLVVTPESNFINVGERTNVTGSRKFLRLIKEEKYEEALSVARDQVEGGAQIIDVNMDEGMLDGKYAMVKFLNLIASEPDISRVPIMIDSSKWEIIEAGLQVAQGKCVVNSISLKEGEAEFIRQAKLVKRYGAAVIVMAFDENGQADTYERRIEICERSYKILVDIVHFAPQDIIFDPNIFPVATGMDEHRLNALDFFRATKWIRENLPYANVSGGVSNVSFSFRGNNTVREAINAAFLYHAIQNGMNMGIVNPTMLEVYDEIDKDLLKHVEDVLFDRSDDATERLLDFAETVKGNVKEDVTKVLEWRSNPLQERITHALVKGIDAFIIEDVEQARQEVTRPIEVIEGHLMIGMSVVGDLFGSGKMFLPQVVKSARVMKKAVAYLQPFIEAEKDGKQEFAGKILMATVKGDVHDIGKNIVSVVLGCNNYEIIDLGVMVPPEKIVETAIKENVDIIGLSGLITPSLDEMVYVSKSLEKKNITIPIIIGGATTSRAHTSVKIAPNYSNTVVHINDASRAVTVVGELLNRNNKIYKEQIREEYDKFREQFLSRTRKKEYLTIADARKNKFAIDWNTSQITKPKQLGIQDFQDFDITKLEDFIDWSPFFRSWDLHGKYPDILTDEVVGEQATELFKDAQELLQRVFQEKLLKAKAVFGLFPANTVNDDDIEVCLPEGLDCARPDKLNFLTLRQQSKKAVGKPNLSISDFIAPKESGIQDYMGAFCVSTGFGTAELAKQFEDAHDDYNSIMIKALADRLAEAYAEYLHKEVRTKYWSYAADEKLSNQDLIKESYKGIRPAPGYPACPDHLEKRTIWQLLDVEKRISVALTESLAMWPAASVSGYYFANPEAKYFGLGKIKEDQLEDYAKRRAIGLEEAEKWLSPNVAD, from the coding sequence ATGAAAGAAATGAAACCTAAATATCTGACTTTATCTGGATTAGAACCTCTAGTGGTTACACCAGAAAGTAATTTTATAAATGTAGGAGAACGAACCAATGTTACTGGATCTAGAAAATTCTTACGTTTAATTAAAGAAGAAAAGTACGAGGAAGCATTAAGTGTTGCTAGAGATCAAGTAGAAGGAGGCGCACAAATTATTGATGTAAATATGGATGAAGGTATGCTGGACGGAAAGTATGCCATGGTGAAGTTTTTAAACCTGATAGCATCCGAACCAGATATTTCTCGTGTTCCCATAATGATTGATAGCTCCAAATGGGAAATCATTGAAGCTGGTTTGCAAGTCGCACAGGGAAAATGTGTGGTAAATTCTATTAGTTTAAAAGAAGGTGAAGCAGAATTTATCCGACAAGCAAAACTGGTAAAACGTTATGGTGCTGCGGTCATTGTGATGGCGTTTGATGAAAATGGGCAAGCAGATACCTATGAACGCAGAATTGAAATTTGCGAACGCTCTTATAAAATATTGGTGGACATTGTCCACTTTGCACCTCAAGATATTATTTTCGATCCTAATATATTTCCTGTCGCAACAGGAATGGACGAACATCGATTAAATGCTTTAGATTTCTTTAGAGCCACCAAATGGATTCGTGAAAACTTACCTTATGCCAATGTTTCTGGAGGTGTGAGTAACGTGTCGTTTTCTTTTCGAGGAAATAATACCGTCCGCGAGGCTATTAACGCAGCGTTTTTATATCATGCCATTCAAAACGGAATGAATATGGGAATTGTAAACCCGACGATGTTAGAGGTTTATGATGAGATTGATAAAGATTTATTAAAGCATGTAGAAGATGTTTTATTTGATAGGAGTGACGATGCAACCGAACGTTTATTAGACTTTGCAGAAACCGTAAAAGGAAATGTAAAGGAAGATGTTACTAAGGTTTTAGAATGGCGAAGCAATCCATTGCAAGAAAGAATAACACATGCACTTGTAAAAGGAATTGATGCTTTTATTATTGAAGATGTAGAGCAAGCACGACAAGAAGTTACCAGACCAATTGAAGTTATTGAAGGGCATTTAATGATTGGAATGAGTGTGGTTGGTGATCTCTTTGGAAGTGGAAAAATGTTCTTACCACAAGTTGTGAAATCTGCTCGTGTTATGAAGAAAGCAGTAGCGTATTTACAGCCTTTTATTGAAGCGGAAAAAGATGGTAAACAAGAATTTGCTGGTAAAATATTAATGGCAACCGTAAAAGGAGATGTGCATGATATTGGTAAAAATATTGTGAGTGTTGTTTTAGGTTGTAATAATTACGAAATTATCGATTTAGGCGTTATGGTGCCACCAGAAAAAATAGTAGAAACCGCGATTAAAGAAAATGTAGATATTATTGGTTTAAGCGGATTGATTACACCTTCGCTAGATGAAATGGTGTATGTTTCTAAATCACTAGAAAAAAAGAATATTACTATCCCAATCATTATTGGTGGTGCAACAACATCTCGTGCGCATACCTCGGTTAAAATTGCGCCGAATTACAGCAATACGGTCGTGCATATTAATGATGCGTCTAGAGCAGTAACGGTTGTTGGTGAGTTATTAAACCGAAACAATAAAATTTATAAAGAACAAATAAGGGAAGAATACGATAAGTTTAGAGAACAGTTTTTAAGCAGAACCAGAAAGAAAGAATATCTAACTATTGCAGATGCTAGAAAAAACAAGTTTGCTATCGATTGGAATACGTCTCAAATTACAAAACCAAAACAATTAGGGATTCAAGATTTTCAAGATTTTGATATTACCAAATTAGAAGATTTTATTGACTGGTCTCCATTTTTTAGAAGTTGGGATTTACACGGTAAATATCCAGATATTCTTACCGATGAAGTGGTTGGCGAACAAGCAACCGAATTATTTAAAGACGCACAAGAATTATTACAACGTGTGTTTCAAGAAAAACTTTTAAAAGCGAAGGCTGTTTTCGGGTTGTTTCCTGCAAATACAGTAAATGATGATGATATAGAGGTCTGTTTACCAGAAGGTCTCGACTGCGCTCGACCAGACAAATTAAACTTCTTAACGTTACGTCAGCAATCTAAAAAAGCAGTAGGGAAACCAAATCTTTCTATTTCCGATTTTATTGCGCCTAAAGAAAGTGGAATTCAAGATTATATGGGCGCATTTTGTGTGTCCACAGGATTTGGAACCGCAGAATTAGCAAAACAATTTGAAGATGCACATGATGATTATAATTCCATTATGATAAAAGCATTAGCAGATCGATTAGCAGAAGCCTATGCCGAATATTTACACAAAGAAGTAAGAACCAAATATTGGAGTTATGCTGCAGACGAAAAATTAAGCAACCAAGATTTAATAAAAGAAAGCTATAAAGGTATTCGTCCGGCACCAGGCTATCCTGCTTGTCCGGATCATTTAGAAAAAAGAACGATATGGCAATTGTTAGATGTAGAAAAAAGAATAAGCGTAGCACTTACTGAAAGTTTAGCGATGTGGCCAGCAGCAAGTGTAAGTGGTTATTATTTTGCCAATCCCGAAGCGAAGTATTTTGGACTAGGAAAAATTAAAGAAGACCAGTTAGAAGATTACGCAAAGCGAAGAGCTATAGGTTTAGAAGAAGCAGAGAAATGGTTGAGTCCGAATGTAGCGGATTAA